The DNA segment CTCAACCTCATTAGGAATCCAGTTGATCTTTGCAACAAATTACAAAATATTTAGTTAACGGCTAACCCGAGATTAATTAGCTTTGATGCTACTTCATTTTGTATCCAGGTGTTTATTGACgatttattggatttcctgtctggTATTTTGGATGGTTGAGTTACCTTTACCATCCAGTACTGTCATTGAACTTATTTCCCCTTGTTATAGTAAGTGTAAATTTAGATTAATAGAGATTACTACgaacaagtttttggtatagcCGTGGGTATTCCTTTGTTCCTTATTTTGTCCAatatctcttgtatatatatatatatatatatatatatatatatatatatatatatatatatatatatatatatatatatatatattatatatatatatatatatatatatatacatatatatatatatatatatatatatatatatatatatatatatttatattatatatatatatatatatatagatagatatatatatatatatatatatatatatatatatatatatatatatatatatatatatatatatatatacataaggttgTGGACCTATTGGCGGCTGCGGATAACCAAAAAATCCAGTTGGGGGGATATTCATTCCACCTCCACCACTTGCGCCTCCGTCATTTCCTCCCAAGTTATTTTTTTCATCTAAGCTGATTAGCAGATCTTGTCCCCAATCTGCTTCACGCATTATCTGAGGATCGGGTTCATATTCTATATTGTAATTCTTGGCTATCTCAACGAGGTATTTTTCCACAAGTATTTTGGGCGGTGCTTGGACTCCGAGCTTATGAATTAAGCGCTCACTGATCGTTGCAACCTGCTGGTCTCGACATGCCTGGGCATAAGGTTTACCATACTTGAGCGCCAGTTGGTCGGCAACAATCTTCATTTCAGCCACAAAAGTATGCAGTCTTCGAGCAGCCCATATAAGGGAGGATATTGCTTCTGCAAGCCCTTCATCTAAATCCTTCATCTGTTGTATCAGGCCATATCGTGCTAGAAGAAGATCACAGTACATTTCAGTTACTTTCATGGCTTCCACAAGATAGTCTACTCTAATTATGTGCTCTACGTGTATCTTTGCTCGCTCCGTCTTTCCTGTAGCTAAATAATCAGCAATTTCCTTTCTCGCTTTTTGAGCCAATTCTGTCTTTTTCTTCTCCAGCAACTTCAGACGATTTATGGCCAACCTTAAATTGGTTTTCAGTTTATTGTAATTCGGTCCTGAGGCGAACATCGTAGACGATTCTTTTGACTAACTTTTAATGAATGAGTCTTATTTTACAATATCGTAGTAACCCGTCACAATACACTACCTTCCTGGGACAGAAATTGATAACAGTCACACAACCACACAAAATTGTAATCTGTCAAGTCAATAATAAAGAAAGTTTAGGTGTCGTGATGTTGAATCACCTTAGGAATTCGTGTGAACTGAacgagacccatatatatatatatatatatatatatatatatatatatatatatagagagagagagagagagagagagagagagagagagagagagagagagagagagagagagagagagattcctttagtGTAGGCCTCCCAAATAGTTAACTATCGTTAAGTTTGCGATGTTTtagatattttagaagaaaattgtaCTATTGATACCATCCataaaatttattatagaaaatgATGAATAACAGCATACCATTTCAagatgttttaataataaaaaacgcacataaaattaagttttctatatatagtaaaaaaagccTACCAATAACTTTTAAAAAGTACATTTCTACTCTGGCTGCTCTAAAAATATAACGTATTTCTCCTTGTGTATTGGAGAACTTAGTACGCGTACAAAGAGGATGAGTTCACTAAAATCGAAGAAATTTCTACCAATCTCTGCTTTCCTGATTATTTTCTAGAAAATTTAATGGATAAAGCTAAGAAAACATGTTACAATATTCCATTTCATGGTTGCTTTCTAGATGTTATGCCCTTTttgaaaaaagatagatattacggtaatgtttatattcaattatacttttaaaaatatgttcatTAAGAATAGTAAAAGAGattataataatatagaatattgcCCTCCCTGTTCAGATTTTAATTTATTCTATATCagacaaacatccaaaagtatttcTGTCATATTGGAACAGCAAAAGGTGGCCGTCTCCTGGGGATATCTTAATAATAGTTTGGATTCCCACTGATTAGAATTTCATAAAATTGGCTTGTCAGTGACGAATAAAATTATCCATGTTAATGACTGCACTCAAGGAATATTGTTGAATGGTTTTCATTTGCCTGTACCAAATTTAAAATTTGAATCTAAGCACTGGTTTGTTTTCAGTTAATCCGCTATCATCCTCTTATCTAAAATCTGAActatctggaattatcaagaatctAACAGCTGTTGAATAACGTTCTTGTGTATAAATGCGATGTCTTTATATGTGAGTTCTCAATGTTGGAACTCGATGTGATTAAAGGACGAAAGTacgaactccaatcaagtctttttgttTTTCGTTCCGTGGCTATAGTAATTATTTCATGCTCAACACGTGTCAgctttcgagatatatatatatatatatatatatatatatatatatatatatatatatatatatatatatatatatatatatgtatatatatatacacacatatatatatatatatatatatatatatgtatatatatatatatatatatatatatatatatatatatatatatatatatatatatatatatatatatatacatatatatatatatatgtatatatgtatatatatatatatatatatatatatatatatatatatatacatatatacatatatatatatatatatatatatatatatatatatatatatataaagagagagagagagagagagagagagagagagagagagagagagagagagagagagagagagagagtatacgacATGTAACCATGCTCTACgtttaaaatgaataaacaatgtatTGGAAACGTTCAAAGATtgttttcagaataacatggagaatgcatttaagtttctccgTTATTATTTTGTGTTGACACATGTTTTGATTCACTTTGTGAACCTTTTTTAGGACTACGTGTCTAGTAATAGAATTACACTTTGATATTAAGGCATTGCTGGTGGAAATTTTGAAACAAAAACGTATGGAAACTCCAAAACTAATTAaacaaattataaatgaaatctttagagatataaagatgaaaaattttaagataattttttaaatacataaatgcttTCTCACAAGGCTTCAAAGAATACTATGAAACTTACTATTTCAATTTTGCAGCCAGATTGACGTCATTTTTTTTAGGAATGTGACCTCTTGTTCAAAGAAGGATGATtggtgaagcttacacgctccttcAGAAAATAGGTTTATAGTTCGCATATTTAGATGTGTttctcatattcatataagccattatttattattggtcaTGGCGCAATAGAAACTTATCAACTAGCTACGATGGAGGAGATGGAAAGATTTTGATTTTATGTACAAaggaacctgaattcgacaggtgtatttATGGGAGAAtcgtcatcaacttttatctttgtgGCTGAATTGCTAAGTCAATGTAACCTGTTTTTTGAGCCCGTGTTTGATTCCccagctgaccagaagctattatctttgatttgTTTCCCCCTTGGAGAGAACCTAGATATTAGGATGAGTAtaatgtatggcttatatgaataagtaaaacatgtctaaatgcgcaaaattagcttttgctcggagagtttatgcctcaactgaaaaagaatacaatttatgtataaaagaaaccctttcaggtaCAACCCAGTGACAtatgtggtggactacccttaaatctgcactctttggtgtagatgcaacaattcctcatttacttaaaccagatggctctatcactcactatccaaaggaaaaggcaacccttttggaagATGTGTTTGACAacaagcagaataatgagaaacttgaacttcctcattcctatatTCCTGAAGGTAAACTTACTTGTTTAActtttcaatctcatgaaattaaagctctgttgatgcaccttgatgcttatggaggtgttgacccaaatggagtttttccttttttttttataaagactgcaggttTCTCTGCTCCACGGTTATCTGTTATTTGCGCaaggtagcaagaagaggagcttttaccacttgcTTGAGAATCAGCAAtgttagctcaagtccaactgattaccgcctaatttccataactcccatatttaaagtttttgagcgtctgttccatagtttacaatttggttttcataaaggccttggagcacgtgatgtCATTCTTACATTCTTCAATGCTCTACATAAATACCTTGATTGcattcaggaagtttgtatgattggcctgtATTTTAGTTCTACcgatgaccgtgttaatcatgaggcccttgtattcaaactcttacagttggaagtgggtgggtcgtctcttaacatcattattgattttttaagtaatagatcgaaagagtttttgttgatggtcaccatagcgagtataggaatgtgacatctggtgttcctcaggataatgttcttggcccattacttttcatattatatacgcatgacttgtggtttggtctagaaaacaagcttgatgcatatgcagatgatgctactctctttgcatcaattccatctcttgaaagtagatttggggttgctaGATTCCATAAtaaagatatagctaaaattaatgcaaggtgcaaattatggggtatgaagttgaatcttaacaacactcaaagtatgattataagtaggtcaaggaccgttgctccacaacatctggatctcagcattgatattgtttcttcaactttatatgacttttaaaaatttaggtgtgattctcgacagaaaatttagttttgagaaacgcattaggtctgtgtcttcttcaattacacaaaaaaaatggcttattgagaatgtctttcaagagttatggtgatcaatgtattctgaagaagtgttttaattctttcattttacctttttttcgagtatttttctcctgtttggtcttcagctactgattctcatcttaatttgttggacaggcactgtctaataaatttcttatccctAATCTAAAtactaatctctggtaccgtcgtctaattaattcattatgaatgttgcataagaatttttataattctgaccctcctttacattcagatcttccaggagagttccatcctcttcgtaaaACTGGGTATGAaattaattctcatagtcaggccttctcattcatgaggctcaataccacaacacagtactcaagaagttttattccagttgtaatcAAGTTGcgtaatgatctttctaatcaggtttTTGGATCAGTAGAGCTTTAAAGTTCAAACTCTCaggaaatgtttttttgttgagcCGGCTTACAtaagtttgtttatagtttatatattaaatatctgttttaagtctattaatgtttttataatatttcactttattttttatcacatcctatatcgtttatttatttcctaatttccttccctcactgggctatttttccctgttggagcccatgtgcttatagcatcttgcttttccaactagggctgtagcttagctggtaataataataataataataataataataataataataataataataatagtaataataaaaataataataataataataatattaatgataataataataataataataatataagaaaagattagtgacagggcaggccaccgccacaagcgatggactaattacatgtttttttttaccaCTGACGTGAATACGATAGGGCACACAGGGCCTCCCTGCGACATGCAGACACGTACATACTTTTACACacatgtgtatacagtattatatatatatatatatatatatatatatatatatatatatatatatatatatatatatatatatatatatacgttttatttatatatacattatatatatacatacattatatatgaataagaaGTAAATTTTATCAcatcctatatcgtttatttatttcctaatttccttccctcacggggctatttttccctgtaggagcccatgtgcttatagcatcttgcttctgcaactagggctgtagcttagctggtaaaaataataataataataataataataataataataataataataataataataataataatgataataatataagaaaagattagtgacagggcaggccaccgccacaagcgatggactaattacatttttttttaccactgacaaTGTTCAAACATTTCTTAGAAGCAGCCTAGAatgtggagtggtagtagcataactgcggctcaTGCTCATAGGTGTCAGAAAGAGGCTGTAGAGAGTCATTGGTTGGGACGTGAGTCAGTGGTTGGGTGGTGGGCAGTTTTGTCGCCGTGTCTGCATGTCGCAGGGAGGCCCTGTGTGCCCTAtcgtattcacgtcagcttcaatTAATGTTGAACAGTTTTTCTCTTCGTCTGGAGTGGGGGTGTTGATGGAGGTTTTTgatgtggtgaagtggctgtccatatgggcatcgactttggtcatcaggtccatcATGGGCAAAACATTAATATCAAGTATGACAGCGAGCACAGGTTCAGGTAAGCATCATACCCGAAGGGCAAAAATTAGGTTCACCATACGATGAGAGCTGTTTGTGGCAGGTTGCATGTatgcgatactagtcatttccctgatggAGAGGGACACCATTTGATCCCCAAATGGTAATTAAGAGAGCTGAGAAATTTTGACTATATGGATGGCTCGTGATggggagtactgctccaggagatattTTTGAGAGCATTGTAactgtcacaagtactattcactaattaatatatttaaacacaagctatgcaatagcacttgaaggttcttttagtcttttaaatgatgtagacgaagtggtgataaacaagagtttttttaaagttttaattataacattagcaaaaagaatacataacatttaattgataataaaagtgaataatttggaatagtcacgtggttataatatatgtcaaacaaatatcaaagaacggtgatcatttcatcaataataatgtacgtaacaaatataaatgattgctatctgattttacattatatatataagcaataggtatcttatttaacaataaccaaatacagtgcaAAGATAAAGAGTGCACTCGCgaatactgccgtgcggtcggtcacttatcccatgtgcataaggccacaaccctcaaacatgctttcgtgtcttcgacaggtcaataaacacgctctctctctcgatcatagcgaccagtgcccattttacgattaccgtaacatttaccattaaacaccaagcaccaatacttcggtgacggtaaacaaccaacactgacgaagaccactttcaagtagggctgatatataaaatcctaggtggcagggatctcgacctcttccgcacaacagcaccatgAATGCACCcccgagttatttctgctgatccccatttcacctctgaagagagagaaacagtaactaaacaactgtccaaaacaaaatatcacaaccaatcttcacggtaacaagacttcgttggtaataacagttgggtcttcaACTCGGCtcaactctgaaatccctatatacatacaaacattacttactatgattttaaatatagtaataacctaaataataaacaaatatatataagtacacggtgacaatacctccccccttaaaaaaagaaaataacaattttctgtacttgcaacttatatatcagtttcacatctgctcaaataatcagctccaacattctcCGAGCCctttataactcttatattgaagtgatatggttatagactcaatgaccatcgcattaatcttggatttaattctcgagcagtctgaagataagccaagggcttgtgatcagtctccagaacgaagGATCTTCCGTACAAATAGACTGCGAATTTCTGAATCCCCCAGACTATGGCAAGGCACTCCTTCGccacggcagcatacttagtttACCTCGGTAGCAATTTTTTACTTTCATAAGAAATTggacgcttcactccatccacttcttgcagaagtatggcacccaatccagcgttcgaagcatctCTACGTAATACAAATTCAGTctgcaaatctggaagtaaaagaataggctcggcagcaattttgttcttaagagaaacaaacgcccggtcatgcatttcattccacaaaaggttattaggctgatttttcttggtgagatctgtaagacaggacgcgatggtagtgtaatttggaatgaatttgcgataataaccgcataatcccaaaaatgaacgcaattccttcttggtcctcggatgttttgcaccaacaattttctccacttTATCTTTAGTAGGCCACATTTTATTCCCGCCTACAAcgtgtcccaaatattcaattgaatacatgccaaagaaacatttagtaggtttagctgttagtccagatttttttagtctactcaaaacttcttccaaaagatacaaatgctcttcccgagtttttgaatgaattatcaaatcatctagaaaaaaactcacaccctctaaacctgcaaataaacttctcatcatcttattgaaagtggttggggcattcacaagtccaaatggaagcattttaaactggtacagtcctaaatctgtttgaaatgcagtatactgtttactatcctcatccaaaggaatttgccaatatccgcgggataaatccatcttagagaaatatatacttccagttaagctggcaaatatctgctcagggtcacacatagactcactatcaaaaatagttaaggcgttcaatcttctaaaatctagacaaattcgctttgagttatcaggtttcgaaaccactaccataggggcagaatatggagaacttgaaggctcCATAATATCCAAAACTTGcatagattctatttctgaattcacatctctgcgtaaagcatagggaattttgtagggttttactttaacaatttcttctcttaccaacctgatttggtgtttgatcacgtgagtgcgcccgggaatgtccgacattacctctctgtagcggctaaggagagcttccagattctgcttttgattttcctgcaattccttattcagtttggcttgttcccaagtaggtgaaggtccagtatcaggcactagaaggggtgagaaatcctcctgtggatcctcctcgaccactgtaattgtacctccactttctcgaacttctacagaagtttttttcctaggaatgtaagctttaagcaagttagcatgataaagtttcctttacccatttatttgaatttcataatccatcttccccctcacaccaacaacaggaaaaggacccttccactgaagtaacaatttattattagccttgggtaatagtaagagaacttcactgccaattttaaatgttctatttttagcctttttatcataaaa comes from the Palaemon carinicauda isolate YSFRI2023 chromosome 16, ASM3689809v2, whole genome shotgun sequence genome and includes:
- the LOC137655389 gene encoding IST1 homolog — protein: MFASGPNYNKLKTNLRLAINRLKLLEKKKTELAQKARKEIADYLATGKTERAKIHVEHIIRVDYLVEAMKVTEMYCDLLLARYGLIQQMKDLDEGLAEAISSLIWAARRLHTFVAEMKIVADQLALKYGKPYAQACRDQQVATISERLIHKLGVQAPPKILVEKYLVEIAKNYNIEYEPDPQIMREADWGQDLLISLDEKNNLGGNDGGASGGGGMNIPPTGFFGYPQPPIGPQPYTVKQKFSLGNLTEEMREKFKFEKHKVLNNLRKTNNAVEPWHRGFETEVAVHHPNIWEFINCLEKEQSLNETNSPDPPTYNTISLLFAPYLFGTPDSKPLSKHKLCKRNFVHETQTSEIALDISVTNSTTFRESLELESKPHSELKPTWVKLAFRGLPMSPGIQA